The Lolium rigidum isolate FL_2022 chromosome 1, APGP_CSIRO_Lrig_0.1, whole genome shotgun sequence region agaaaggatccaacaatatagacccatttgcgttttaaatgtaagtttcaagatattcacgaaagtggccaccattagaccgaATACATTGGATGATCGTGTGGTAAGGCCGTCGCAAACCGCTTTCATGAAAGGGTGCAATATCCTAGATAGAGTTGTGGTACTTCATGAGGTGGTTCATGAACTGCATACCAAAAAGATGAATGGGTAATCTTAAAACTGGATTAcgagaaagcttatgataaagcCAACTGGTCTTTTCTCcatcagacactcaggatgaaaggtttttcaccaGAGTGGCGAGTGTTGATCGataattttgtgtatggaggattGCGATTCGTGTCAACGATGATACGGGACGCTTCTTCCAGACACGAAAAGGTTTACGCCAAGGCGACCCTCTTTCACCACttttattcaacattgtggcgggTATGCTCGTTATATTGATCGAACGAGCCAAATCTTATGGTCAAATTGTAGGAGTGATCCCACATCTTGTAGATGGAGGTTTATCAATCgttcaatacgccgatgatacaattttatttatgaaACACGATCTCGATAAAGCTCGAAATCTAAAGCTGATTTGGCTGCTTTTGAGCATTTATCGGGTCTCAAAATAAACTTTCATAGAAGTGAAATGTTCTGTTTTGGTGACGCTCAGGAATCAGTCGCCGAATATTTGGaactgtttggttgtgggcaaggccagtttCCTATCAACTATCTGGGTATCCCGATTCATTGTCGGAGATTAACGCTGGCTGAGTGGAAACTTGTCGAGCAAAGACTTCAGAAAAGACttattagtagttggaaagggaaAATGCTATCCCTTGGAGGAAGATTGATTCTTATTAATTCAGTACTCACCGATATGGTGAtgtatatgatatccttcttcaAATTGCCAAAAGGTGTATTACACAAGCTTGATTATTATAGATCGAGAATTTTTTagcaaggggatagtgaaaaaaaaagaaatatcgcCTGGTCAAGTGGTTCTTCGTATGCCGACCTAAAGATATGGGTGGGCTAggagttcatgatcttgaagtcaAGAACTCAGCTTTATTAGGTAAGTGGCTTTTTAAGCTACTTACCGAAGATGGCGTATGGCAGACCATGGTTAGAAGAAAGTACATCGGCGACAAAGCGCTATCTTAGATCCTTTGGAAACCgggagattcacatttttgggctggccTAATGGCAACGAAGAAATTTTTCTTCAGATATGGTACTTTCATTATTAAGGATGGGCATgtacggttctgggaggatacatGGCTAGAGAATAGGCCTCCCTCGGAACAATATTCAGCATTGTTTGTTGCAAAAGTGATATCATTGCATTAGTAATGGCAACCTCACCTCCGACTGCGCCGTCTTGACGAGATTTAATTGATCCGTGACTTCATGCATGAAACGCCTTACTTTTGCATTTGGAATCCATCCAGTTGTCTGAAGGTCAAGATTAATTTCGttggaagatttggaagatgaaaaatTCACTGTAAGTTTATTGTACAATGCCATCATCCAACCGATAATACCAGTTGATAAaaacaagaagatttggaagatgaagataccgcttaaaattaaaaaaaattggcagatatttgcgtcgaggagtaatcctaaccaaagacaatcttgtgaaATGCAATTAGCATGGGGGGTGTGTTTCTGTCAACACGATGAGacgattaaacacttgttcttccaataCCGCTTTGtcagatctatatggtcatgcatccaagtagcttctgatctgtacccccgactagtgtgaccaacatctttggtaattggctccaCGAGATCGATCACAGATTTAGAACGTTTATTAGGGTGGGGAGGCTTGAcattatatggtcgctatggttgtgtagaaatgataaagtttttaatgataagaattgtTCTCTCTTGTAGGTTATCTACAGATAGACCGCTACTCTCCATTTGTGGTCTGCGCTGCAGAAGGTGGAGAACCGCGACCTATTTACGAAGGTCTGTACATGGTTGTAGgacacggcgagggatattttttctCTACAAGtatggcagcataatctacggagcGGGCCTCCGCCTTCACTTTAGGTGTTTTACATTTTCTCATGTCTAATATGTAATCCGCCTTTTTTAGCTATCCAGGATTTTGAGACTATTTGAACGGTTGTGTGTATCTTAGCTATACAGACATCGGGTGTAATTGCTTTCTATAAGTAATAAAGCGTCCATTATTTAAAAAAAGCCTCAGCTTGTATAAAGTAGATGAATAGACCGGAATGTCACTGCTCTGGCTGGTCCTTCCGCTCAACTTATTTATCATCTGAAGCTGATAATGTACTCGGCACATACACCTATGGAAAAAAAACCAAACAACAAATATGAACCATGTGAAGATAACAAAAATTAGCATTCTACATGAAGCAACATCCAGCTAGAAATAATAAGGGAACATAAACTTGATTTACCTAGAAATAATAAGGGAGCCTTTTGGAATACTGGaggcttcagagatgtggcaaaacACTCGTTACTTCATGAAACAATAAGGGAACATAAACTTAATTCTTTTTCTATTTCGGAAACTGGAAGGGGTAATTTTTCTACACCTTTTTTAAGCCATCTGTCCGAAGGGACTTGATTATGCATGGTACTGTCTTCCGCCTCAAGGGAGATTAGGAGGTATGTTAGTAGGTATCAACTCATCTACGCTTGATGTTAAGAACATTGTGTCGGGTGATCGTTGTGTTAAGTTTCATTTATCATCAAAAAATTGATAAATTTTAGTGGGCTTTAGTACCAGTGTATGGGGCTGCTCAAGAAAATCAAAAAGCAAACTTCCTAGGAGAACTAGTGAGATTTTGTGAGGATGATTTGGTGCCTATTCTTATCGGTGGTGATTTTAATATTATTCGTTGATAAGATGAAAAAATAATGACAATTTCAATCCTAGATGGCCTTATATTTTCAATGCTATTATCGAGAGTCCTAATCTGATAAAAAATGTACTTTCAGGTAGACTACTTGGTCTAATCGTCGAGAAACACCCACATATGAAAATTTAGATAGGATGCTAGCCTTTTTTTTATAAAAGGCATGAAATGCCCTGCTTTAAGTTAATAGTGGGTCCACCATAAGATTCAGCCAAGTAACGCCAACAACTCAAGTTTGACAAGGCCACGCAAGGCACCAACATAAACCAAGACACACACCGACTACCAGAACTCTGTTGATACTCCCGCCAACACACAGAAAACCAACactagataaaggaaacaaacacTTTTAATTCAAGTTGTAATGTATCATAATGCGAAATAATAAGAATTCATTCCTCGCAAACATAAATAGATAAATGTATGATACATAGGTAAATGTCTAAAGCAAACATAGGTAGGTAGAGATGTCTCAGGCGACATAGGGAAATATGAGTGACAGCGTCTGGCACGGCACGGAGGTCCAGGCTTAAAAGGTGATGGCGAATAGCCTCGCCTAGTGTGACGGGGAAGAACCAGGTAGCCATGGTCCTGCTCAGTGGTATGTGTGGGGTCTAGTGGCTCGCTATGAGAAGCGTACTCCTCCATGTTATTCCCATCCTCAAGTGAAGTCTTCGTCCACGGAGACCGTGACATAGATGAGTGTTGTGTGTAGCATGTGGTATGCATAAGTAttagtccttacaaatagcatatTCTATAAGCCATAAGGAACATGCAAAATTGAATGGTATGTACCCTATGGCTGGGAGTGTGCTGATCCCTCGGCGAACCTCCAACCGGAGGAGTCTGCTGCTACGTCCAGTAGTCGAAAGAAGTATGTTGCTGCCACAACGgtcaacaagattcaaatggacttaTTGACTAACAGTTAGCCATAAATCATGTCAACGTCCTGTTCATCAATTAGTTAGATGACTTGACGGCTCGGACGGTCGACATGATTGATAGAGATTTTTGAAAATACTCTAATTTGCGTAATATTTGAAGAATTTAATAAAAAAATGTATAATTAAAAAAATTAGCAAAACTTTTCGCTCAAAATCGAAATTAATTACCTGTGATTGGATGTTATGCTTGGTGAATGATCCTTTCATAGTAATGATTCTTGCGCATCAGAAATTTAGAATCAGCAATTGTTGCAACAAATTAAAATTCAGGATTCAGGGCACACTTTAAGGTTATTATTCCCTGCATAATTCTACGCAGCTGTTAACTGATAGCACGCATACTCTGCTTCTAGCAACACCGTCTCTGCCTAAACTTATTGTGATCAGTCAGCCTATGGGGCTATGACTCGCAAAGTTTTACAAGTTCAGAAGGCGGATATGAGTAGGATCCACTCATCGCTGCAGAAGCCATGATATTGTTTGCAGCTTCCGTGGCATGGATCCCATCCCAGCTCACGTAGTTTTGTGGGTCTCGGCAGGCCGTCGCACTTGTAGGTTGGCCATTAACAAGCTTGGTGTTACCACAATAGAGATCAGGGTTAAAATTGTAAGCTCCGTCACCGTATCCGCAGCATGCCTTTGTCGCGTACTTCAACCCTGAATATCATGACCAGACCAGTTTCAGAAATTAGAACACTTGCAGTGTCAGCAGGGTATGGCTATGAAACATACTGGCTAACATACTGATGAATTATATTGCAATACACATTTTGAGGAAGCTTACCATGAGCTTCTGGATGCTGGAACAGCTCGAGCATGATGGAATGTTTGTCTACGTACACGATTGACGCATCCTGCAGTGTCTTCCTATCCCTGGCCAAGCTGTTGTTGAGgagtttgttgtagtagacaacCGCGCTATTGTAGGTCGTCATACAGCCATACTCATCAAGATCATTGCCGTTATGCGGAAGCTCCACgaggaaagctgggtagcatccgATTGGAGCCATGTTAAACACCATGAACTTGCGTGCCCCGATGCTGTATAAGTCCTGCGACGGTTAAGTAGATGCCATACATGAACTATTCATGTAGTTCACCAGATTCTGCAATTCTTGTGATCATTTCAAGCTACACCAACCACCATTTCTACTACACAAAATTACCTGTATTGTCCCCGAAATCTGTCTGGCAACTGAAGGAAGAGTTTGCTTGACATATTCAATTCCCTTGGATGCTAGGTTGGAGGTGAAATCATTCTGGCCAACCTCTATCGTGTACAGAGAATTCCTGAAAACATCTGGCGAGGGAAGCTGTCCTGCAAACCAAGCGAGCATATAATCCACCTCTGCTTAATTTGAGCAACAATATCACAAAATTCAGAACATGGTCACATTATTTGCTCAAGATTCGCAATATTTCAAGTGTACCACTACTGCCACCGGAGACGATCACTCTGTGGCTGAATTCCTTCATCTGCCGGAGCTGGATGGCGAGTGAGAAGGGGCTGATCCCGGTGACGAAGACCGACGTGTTGGGCAGCAGCGCCGTCGAGGCCAACGTGGCGAAGTTGGCGCCATGCCGGAAGTCGGAGCCGACGGACTGCAGGTAGGGGCTCAGCAACGGCAGCCCGATGGCCTGAGCTGATAAAACCAGCACAACACACACCTTCTTCTCGTCAGAATTAATCAATACACTGAATCGATCGGACTGCGATTAATTAACAGCGCGTACGCGTGGGCACCTATGAAGTCGATGACGAGTCGGCCGTCGGAGGCGCGaccggtgggcctgccgaagtagGTGACGCCGAACGGTGGCGGCTGCGCCGGGAAGGCGGCCCAGAAGCCGCCGGTGTCGGAGTTTGAGTCGCCGAAGTTGAACACGGCCGGGAACTTGCACCGCCTCTCGCTGGCCGCGGCGCCGAGGCATAAGCAGCAGCACAGCGCCACGGCAGCCGTCGGCAGGAGCAGCTGCCACGAGGACGCGATCCTCATCACCGAGAGAGAAAAACAACGGGCGAGCTCACGCTCGGCTTAGATTAGAGCCGTAGAACTAAGAGGGCGCGGCGTGACATGCTTATACAGCAGTGGCTCTGGCTGGATATTCGGttgcattttcattttgtttcttcttcttttggacTGTGACGACAGTTGAGCTGGATCGAGATTGGAATGCACATAGTTGGATTGCCCTGACAGATAGGCTGTTTCTCGAAAAGGGAAATGACATGCATGCTTTGCAGATTATATAGTAGGGTGAGAACGCAATTTTGGTTTTTGTCCCAATTATATGGTTAGCACAGAAGATTATTAAGAATTATTATTATCTCTAGGTTTGATACGAGAGCTTTAGAGCATCTCGAGCGAGCCAAAACGGCGTCCAACAAACACGCCGGACACAGTCACACAGCGCATGGGCTGCGCTGGTGCGGCTTATCGCTTTTGGGATGTACATCCCCGTCTCCCACATAGCGTTATAAAAACCCTAAATTCaacttaatttttttttcaaagttgCATGAAATTTAACTAAAACTTAACTTAAACTAAAACCCCATTATTCTTCCTTTACCGCTTTGCACATGGTCCCCACCTTGTTGAACTCGCCAAAATCGAACTCGTCGTCCGAAAACGGAGGCTAGGCGGCACCGGTTCAGCGGTGCGGCAAGCGGAGTGCGTCGTTTGCGGTCCAACATGGAGTAAGTGGTAATCAGGTGGCAAGCCGTTGTAGTAGGTGAGGTGGTGTAGGCGGGTGTGAGAGGGAACGTCAAACAGTGACCGGTATTTAATAGCCGGAGAAGAAGCAGAAAAGAGAGGCGGGAAGCATGGGAGAAAGGACGGGAAAGTGCAGCAGCGACACGTGGGAACCATCGCCGCCATCAATAAAAGCTAACCGCCTATGAGTTTTATGTATGACAGGCGTGACCCGTCACCCGCCATGTTTTCCACGACTCGTGTCTAGCGCATCCACCACACGCCATGTGGGTTGGGGGTGTCCTGGGGACGCCAGACAGGCTATTGGATCACACTAGACATAAAACCTGTTTGGAGCACATGGCTGAACGCGATTTTCTGTCTGGCGCACGTTTCTTTTGAACGCGGTACCCTCGTCTCTTAGTTGCTGTAGGATGATCCTAGCCACAGCTGCAAGGCCCCTCCACCGCTGATTCACCCCCACCGGCTTTGTCCCTGGTGGGAGCACCTCCGGTCCTGAAGGGGCGGGGATCTCTAGTCGTCCCTTGTGGTGGCGGAGTTAGGGCTTCAAGCTGGCGGCCCTAACTCTTCGAGGCGCGTGAAGACTGCTTGGACCGCTTGGTGGCTAGGCCCGTAGGCTGCACACGGTGTCGCCCAGTGGCAACGGTGGGGCTGGGAATCGTCGGACCGCCCGGGAGTGTCTGGCCCTCGTCTTCTGCCATGGTTGGAGCCTCGCCAAGGGCCTACGCGATGCGGGTTGCACAGTGCGGCGTCACTAACCAGTTTCTACAAGTATGGACCAAAGGCGAGCATCGTGTGGGCTGATAGCTTCGGCCTATTAATAATGTAGGTTTGGACCTAGAGATCTTCCGCCAAGTCATCTTTTTGCCGGATGTCGACCACTTCGATCTAGCCACCGACGAGTTCTGGTCTTCCCGTTGGAGATTTATACGGATTGAGTAtggtgcccctcgatatctagatcGGAAAGGCTCCAGTCACGCACGCCCATGTTATCAGCCAACATGTCTTCCAGAGGACATGGCGCAAAGCTTCACTTTCTTACTGGTTTCATGGACCATGTCTAAGTCGAGATTCCCATGGTACTGGTATAGGTGGAGAAATTCATGGCCGTTGCATTGAAGACTTTGAAGCTTTGGTAAAAGGGTGTATTGGATGCGATGAAGAGTGTGTGTATGTTGTTTGTTGGCTTGCAACAGCAGCCTCTGCAAGTGGGGCTGCAACATTGGAGGAATACATTTTTGTAGTGCTTCTCGAGTACCATTCACGATTCTCAGGGTGCAAACCCAAGGTCGAAAGACATTTGTTTGTTGTacctggcaatgatcttgttgaagacattgtttttcgTGAACTCAGACTTTATTTAAGGTGAAAACACTAGATTTTTTATAGAGTGACAATAGTGCATTGTTTTCTTCTTTGAGGTGTCGTTTTTGGAGAAGCTTGTTTGTAGTCCCAGTATTGTCTTCAGTGGTGGTTAGAACGTTGACGTTGCGAGTGTTCATCAATGCGACGAGTCTTTGTTTTGGTTTTctatctttttcttctttttttgatTATGTGTATCCTCGAATTTTTTGGATATCATGTTGATGCTGAGGCTAGATGCAATTGATAttttcgtgatattaatatattctttttatGGTAAAAGTAATTTCTTTCGTTTACTTTTGGTGTCTCAGCGATTTCTATCAGACTATGATGGCGCTTGGTTTCACTATGATAGGATTGGAGAGTTTCTGTCCTTTTTTATCTTCACCGGCGACGTGTTGGTTCTTGTGATATCCACCGGCGTGGCTCCATGGGCACATCATAGTCAATAACCCTTTCTTTCGAGCTTTTACGAGCAAGATCGTTGGCGTTGTCTGACAATGCGCCTGCCTAAATCAGGGCAGTGCCCCGCTGATATGCAAGTTTCAGTTGCCAATCGTTGTCATAAACGACAGTCTATTACTGTGGCAGTTCAATGCGATTTAgtcctgtgtaggatttttgtAGGTTCTTCAGCATGTGAAAGTTTTGATGTTGTAGATCGTTATCTAAAGCTACGATGATGATGCAATGACGACATATAAAGCTTGAGCGCAATTTCGACCAAAATCTCGTTTTCTCTGTTTAACTTTTTTTGTATGTATGTGAGTTCAATTGCTGCATTATCTAGTTGTAAACGATGTTCTCTTTATCTAGTATTaacaaaattaatttttaaataaatatattattatatttctatgttttttaatcaacaaaattaatttttaaataaatatattattatatttctatgttttttaatcaacaaaattaatttttaaataaATATATGATTGTATTTCTAATGTTTTTTAATCTAAAGGGAATAAATTTATACCATGATGATATCAATTACATGTAGCATCTGCAACAACATAAtgataaaataaaattttgaaatgGGGTAAGCCCCAGCCTCTACATTAATAGATACACACAACCATCTATTAAAAAAACGAACAATTTAAAGTTTACAACTCACGAATCCGACagggtcgatacaaaaatcaaccatcaaaAAAGAAAACCAGTAATGTAGCGTCTAGACATGTTGTAATCTACTAATAGGCTGCCAAGTAACCTAGTAGAAGAAGTAACCATCAATATACGGTTGCACTCAGTAACCATGCATTCCCGTTGATCCGCCGGGGAAAGGGGACGCCGTAGCTGAATTCAATGAGCTGCTATATGGATAACCTGTAAAAAAATTGTAGAAACCTTCCTCTTAAACACTATATCGTTTCTAAATTCCAAAACAACCGATATAGAGCTGAAACACCAATGCGAATTTTAGTCTTAGTTTTCTTGTCGATACCATTCAGCCAATTTCTAAATATATTTGTGATATTGGATGCAGGTGGAATATCATACGTGACATAAACAACTCTCCAAACCAATCTAGCAAAAGGACATGAGATAAATGGGTGATTCACTGTCTCATGAGAGTGGCAGAAACAACATTTCTTACTCCCGTTCCAATTCCTTTTAGCTAGATTGTCGCATATGAGCAaaattttcttatttaggaaccatatgaaaatatttATCTGACTAAAATAAATTTAGACATCCAAGATGTGAAACAAAACGAAGACCCCGCGAAAGCAAACAGAGATTTGTAGCAGCTATAGTACACCCGTGGTGACGATATCTCGATTCCGAAAAAAACATCTTTAAaaagatgcctccaagaaggtaaccATGCAGCAATATCGTAGTCATCCAGCCTAACCAACATGGTGAGATATTGGGTTTTCACTCTCGAGAAGGTCCAATCTCCACACGATGCCTTCAACAAAAAAATAATCAGGGAGCCACCATTGACATGTACAACTACCAAAGGCGAGGCCTAGAATTTTCACACCAAAAACTAAGACACGGAACTCAAAAAACACCGGCAAGAATGAAGTCTGGAATTATCACCCCACTTGTCGGGAAGAGAACAATGCTGCAACGATGATCGTCTGGCACATATATTTTTCCCGATCCGATGTGAGTACTCTTTGGAATATCTCGACTCGACATGAGCATGCGCGAGATAGGAACATCCGAGGCCTATCCGGTCTTCTCACGACAGCAATGATTACCATCAACACCGACCTTAGAAATCGCAACAATGAATGCCAAGGCTCACCCAATGTGAATGGAGATAACCACGAGCCAAGGTTGGACGATTAGAATTTATGATAAAGAAATGTGATATTTCTTAAGAGTATGATGATATACTGCCAACATTTTTGTACCAAGGGGCGTTGGCTTTTTACGGAAATGCAAACTAGCAAAATTTCCTACAGGGATTCGTAGTCGCGCAATATCAGCTTGCAATATACtagctccctccgttccaaattgagtaattttttttttctaaaatgagCGCACCTACACGTAATAAAACACATATAGATACGTGTGTACATAAAACAAATCTGAGGAAAGCTAATTTGGACCGGAGGCACACTGCAAATCTCAAACTCTATCCCGACCGATCGTTCCGTCACGGGTGTACAGCTCATGTAAAGGGGGCATGCATCAGTTCCATGCTGCTGGACAACAAGCACAAAAGCAAACGCAAAGGACAAACCGTTCATTCATTGGACTGCGAGCCATAGCTGGGAAATCTTACAATATTTCTTACGTTCAATATTTGGAGCTAAAATGAAACCCGATGAACCAGGTGTTGCAGTTCACCTAAGTAGAGGTATATTTTGAAGTAGACATGCATGTTCACCACAAACTGACCCACACCAATCTAGCAAGATTTCATCACGTAGAAAGCTCAAGAAAGATTTCATCACGTAGAACAACGCACAAGATGGGGAAAACATCACCCTGTCCTAAGATGGAACGGATTAAGAGGATGCAAAGAGTGTAGCACGACCAACGCATactcaaaacaaaacaaaccaaAATGTCAAAGTACATCGCTAGAGGAGGGaggcagcgagaaaacaaaggaaAACAGCTAGCTAGCTTAGGCACGCTTGCACTTGAGGTTCTTCATGCAGCGGAGGTGCATCTCGGCGACCTTGACGACCTTGGCGAGGCCACGGCTGGGGCAGCTCCGGCCGGGAACGCAGTGGATCTCCGCCTCCCGCTCCACCTGGCAGAAGCACCTCGGGGTCTCGACCATTGCGCAGCACCTCTCGCCGAACCCGCGGCGGAGGCAGTTGATGAAGTAGCTGTTCTGCGTTCCGCAGCTCTCGGGCGGGTACGCCGTCGCCGGCGTCGTCGCCGCGAGAGCGGAGCAGACGGCGAGAACGGCGAGCACAGCGGTGAGCTTCAGGGATGCCATTGGTGTCTCTCTCTACCTTGCTTGGAGTCGATCTAGATCGAGTAGCAGACAGATCGAACACCTCTGCCCGTGATGGCTTTACAAGCACTCCACGGGTAGCAGCGGCGGGCTCACGTGCAGCATGCAGCGCACCCATGTCGAAAACAGGACTAACGTGTGCGGCGTGCAGCCGACTCGTGTTGGGACCATTGTTCTTTTCCCTCTTGTTTGTttgttaatttttgttaaagaaaaAATGTCGTCTTGGATGATATTTTTTTCTGAAATATTTCTTCGGTTTCAAAATAAATGTCACGGCTTTAACTAGCTAGGTTAAAATATTTTAACTAGATGCTGATGTATATCGTGGCTTTACCTAGATAGGTTGAAGTGCTTTACCTAGACAGAGGATTTATCTCCAGGTTAAAATGCATGCAGAGGTCGGCAAGGACTGCGACCGGCGGGGAATGTTTCCGGTGTGGCCGGGAGGGCCACTTCCAGTCGGAGTGTACCTTCGACCCCATCTGCGTCCTTTGCAGCAACGAGGGGCACAGCTCTGCCAACTGCCCTACAAGGGGCAAGCCCTTGATCCTCCAAACCATGGGACACGCTATCACTGGGGGTGGCTTCTTCAACATCGACGTTGAGCCACTCCAACAGAAGAGCAATGCGGGGCAGTTCGCGGCGGTCATTCGGTTTGATGGAAAGCCCCTGACTGAGGCGCAGCTGTCCAATGAGCTGAAGAATCTGCTTGATGACCTTTGGGATTGGCAGGTGGTC contains the following coding sequences:
- the LOC124705355 gene encoding GDSL esterase/lipase At4g01130-like: MRIASSWQLLLPTAAVALCCCLCLGAAASERRCKFPAVFNFGDSNSDTGGFWAAFPAQPPPFGVTYFGRPTGRASDGRLVIDFIAQAIGLPLLSPYLQSVGSDFRHGANFATLASTALLPNTSVFVTGISPFSLAIQLRQMKEFSHRVIVSGGSSGQLPSPDVFRNSLYTIEVGQNDFTSNLASKGIEYVKQTLPSVARQISGTIQDLYSIGARKFMVFNMAPIGCYPAFLVELPHNGNDLDEYGCMTTYNSAVVYYNKLLNNSLARDRKTLQDASIVYVDKHSIMLELFQHPEAHGLKYATKACCGYGDGAYNFNPDLYCGNTKLVNGQPTSATACRDPQNYVSWDGIHATEAANNIMASAAMSGSYSYPPSELVKLCES
- the LOC124685062 gene encoding uncharacterized protein LOC124685062: MASLKLTAVLAVLAVCSALAATTPATAYPPESCGTQNSYFINCLRRGFGERCCAMVETPRCFCQVEREAEIHCVPGRSCPSRGLAKVVKVAEMHLRCMKNLKCKRA